From one Mytilus edulis chromosome 1, xbMytEdul2.2, whole genome shotgun sequence genomic stretch:
- the LOC139483121 gene encoding succinate-semialdehyde dehydrogenase, mitochondrial-like isoform X2, with the protein MTLRAAGSKVHLLIKKNSIPWYIKMAAPTSVRFLHEKAYVNGKWTEAASGKTFDVINPSNGKKIGVVPDMDATDTQNAIQYAQTAFESWKETSAKERSVILRKWSELCMQNKDELAKLLTLENGKPLAEATGEVMYGTSFMEWFAEEARRVYGDIIPSPAKSKKILVFKQPIGVAGMITPWNFPNAMITRKACAAIAAGCTVVLKPAEDTPYSALALCELAEKAGLPPGVLNIVTCSRSNAAEVGKMLCENPMVKKISFTGSTVVGKILLQQSASTVKKVSMELGGNAPFIVFDSADLDQAVNGTMVSKFRCSGQTCVCANRILVQEGIYPKYIQKLAEVMSRDLKMGDGFESGTTQGPLINSNAVEKVDGHVQDAIQKGAKLVLGGQKKGGNFYAPTLLQDVTLDMKCAKEEIFGPIAAVHKFKTEEEVIKIANTTTAGLAGYFFSQNISQVWRMAEKLEYGLIGVNEGLFSMTEAPFGGWKESGLGSEGSKYGLNEYLEIKYVCLGGM; encoded by the exons ATGACTTTAAGAGCAGCTGGATCCAAAGTTCATTTGTTGATTAAAAAGAATAGCATTCCTTGGTATATAAAAATGGCAGCTCCAACCAGTGTACGATTTCTCCATGAAAAGGCATACGTAAATGGAAAATGGACAGAGGCTGCAAGTGGCAAAACATTTGATG TGATCAATCCTTCCAATGGTAAAAAGATTGGTGTTGTACCAGACATGGATGCTACAGACACACAGAATGCTATACAATATGCTCAGACTGCTTTTGAATCATGGAAGGAAACATCTGCCAAG GAAAGAAGTGTCATATTGAGAAAATGGAGCGAGCTCTGTATGCAGAATAAAGATGAACTGGCAAAGTTGCTAACGCTTGAAAAT GGAAAACCTTTAGCTGAGGCTACAGGTGAAGTAATGTATGGTACATCCTTTATGGAATGGTTTGCTGAGGAAGCCAGGAGAGTTTATGGGGATATTATTCCATCACCTGCTAAATCAAAGAAGATCCTTGTTTTCAAACAACCAATTGGTGTAGCTGGTATGATTACACCT TGGAATTTCCCTAATGCCATGATAACCAGGAAAGCTTGTGCTGCTATAGCTGCAGGATGTACTGTGGTTCTCAAACCAGCCGAAGATACACCATATTCTGCTTTGGCATTGTGTGAG CTAGCTGAGAAGGCTGGTCTGCCTCCAGGGGTGTTGAATATAGTCACATGCTCAAGATCCAATGCAGCAGAAGTGGGCAAGATGTTATGTGAAAATCCAATGGTCAAAAAGATCTCCTTTACTGGTTCTACTGTTGTAGGCAAG attttactCCAGCAGTCAGCCTCTACAGTAAAGAAAGTTTCAATGGAATTAGGAGGAAATGCCCCATTCATTGTGTTTGACAGTGCTGATCTAGACCAGGCAGTCAATGGAACTATGGTCTCTAAATTCAGATGCTCAGGACAG acCTGTGTATGTGCCAATAGAATTCTAGTTCAAGAAGGTATTTAcccaaaatatatacaaaagctTGCAGAAGTGATGTCCAGAGATCTCAAAATGGGTGATGGATTTGAATCGGGTACAACTCAAGGTCCATTGATAAATTCTAATGCAGTGGAAAAG GTTGATGGTCATGTCCAAGATGCAATCCAAAAGGGGGCCAAGTTAGTGCTTGGTGGTCAGAAAAAGGGAGGTAACTTTTATGCCCCAACTCTTCTGCAAGATGTTACCTTAGATATGAAATGTGCCAAAGAGGAAATATTTGGTCCCATTGCTGCAGTACACAA ATTTAAAACAGAGGAAGAAGTTATTAAAATAGCTAACACAACAACTGCTGGTTTAGCAG GATACTTCTTTTCACAGAATATCAGTCAGGTCTGGAGGATGGCTGAGAAATTAGAGTATGGACTTATTGGTGTCAATGAAGGATTGTTTTCAATGACAGAGGCTCCATTTGGGGGCTGGAAGGAATCAGGTCTTGGGTCAGAAGGCAGTAAATATGGACTGAATGAATATTTAGAAATCAAATATGTCTGTTTAGGAGGAATGTAG
- the LOC139483121 gene encoding succinate-semialdehyde dehydrogenase, mitochondrial-like isoform X1, with translation MAICMTLRAAGSKVHLLIKKNSIPWYIKMAAPTSVRFLHEKAYVNGKWTEAASGKTFDVINPSNGKKIGVVPDMDATDTQNAIQYAQTAFESWKETSAKERSVILRKWSELCMQNKDELAKLLTLENGKPLAEATGEVMYGTSFMEWFAEEARRVYGDIIPSPAKSKKILVFKQPIGVAGMITPWNFPNAMITRKACAAIAAGCTVVLKPAEDTPYSALALCELAEKAGLPPGVLNIVTCSRSNAAEVGKMLCENPMVKKISFTGSTVVGKILLQQSASTVKKVSMELGGNAPFIVFDSADLDQAVNGTMVSKFRCSGQTCVCANRILVQEGIYPKYIQKLAEVMSRDLKMGDGFESGTTQGPLINSNAVEKVDGHVQDAIQKGAKLVLGGQKKGGNFYAPTLLQDVTLDMKCAKEEIFGPIAAVHKFKTEEEVIKIANTTTAGLAGYFFSQNISQVWRMAEKLEYGLIGVNEGLFSMTEAPFGGWKESGLGSEGSKYGLNEYLEIKYVCLGGM, from the exons ATG GCTATTTGTATGACTTTAAGAGCAGCTGGATCCAAAGTTCATTTGTTGATTAAAAAGAATAGCATTCCTTGGTATATAAAAATGGCAGCTCCAACCAGTGTACGATTTCTCCATGAAAAGGCATACGTAAATGGAAAATGGACAGAGGCTGCAAGTGGCAAAACATTTGATG TGATCAATCCTTCCAATGGTAAAAAGATTGGTGTTGTACCAGACATGGATGCTACAGACACACAGAATGCTATACAATATGCTCAGACTGCTTTTGAATCATGGAAGGAAACATCTGCCAAG GAAAGAAGTGTCATATTGAGAAAATGGAGCGAGCTCTGTATGCAGAATAAAGATGAACTGGCAAAGTTGCTAACGCTTGAAAAT GGAAAACCTTTAGCTGAGGCTACAGGTGAAGTAATGTATGGTACATCCTTTATGGAATGGTTTGCTGAGGAAGCCAGGAGAGTTTATGGGGATATTATTCCATCACCTGCTAAATCAAAGAAGATCCTTGTTTTCAAACAACCAATTGGTGTAGCTGGTATGATTACACCT TGGAATTTCCCTAATGCCATGATAACCAGGAAAGCTTGTGCTGCTATAGCTGCAGGATGTACTGTGGTTCTCAAACCAGCCGAAGATACACCATATTCTGCTTTGGCATTGTGTGAG CTAGCTGAGAAGGCTGGTCTGCCTCCAGGGGTGTTGAATATAGTCACATGCTCAAGATCCAATGCAGCAGAAGTGGGCAAGATGTTATGTGAAAATCCAATGGTCAAAAAGATCTCCTTTACTGGTTCTACTGTTGTAGGCAAG attttactCCAGCAGTCAGCCTCTACAGTAAAGAAAGTTTCAATGGAATTAGGAGGAAATGCCCCATTCATTGTGTTTGACAGTGCTGATCTAGACCAGGCAGTCAATGGAACTATGGTCTCTAAATTCAGATGCTCAGGACAG acCTGTGTATGTGCCAATAGAATTCTAGTTCAAGAAGGTATTTAcccaaaatatatacaaaagctTGCAGAAGTGATGTCCAGAGATCTCAAAATGGGTGATGGATTTGAATCGGGTACAACTCAAGGTCCATTGATAAATTCTAATGCAGTGGAAAAG GTTGATGGTCATGTCCAAGATGCAATCCAAAAGGGGGCCAAGTTAGTGCTTGGTGGTCAGAAAAAGGGAGGTAACTTTTATGCCCCAACTCTTCTGCAAGATGTTACCTTAGATATGAAATGTGCCAAAGAGGAAATATTTGGTCCCATTGCTGCAGTACACAA ATTTAAAACAGAGGAAGAAGTTATTAAAATAGCTAACACAACAACTGCTGGTTTAGCAG GATACTTCTTTTCACAGAATATCAGTCAGGTCTGGAGGATGGCTGAGAAATTAGAGTATGGACTTATTGGTGTCAATGAAGGATTGTTTTCAATGACAGAGGCTCCATTTGGGGGCTGGAAGGAATCAGGTCTTGGGTCAGAAGGCAGTAAATATGGACTGAATGAATATTTAGAAATCAAATATGTCTGTTTAGGAGGAATGTAG
- the LOC139483133 gene encoding homeobox protein ceh-20-like — MADFLDFLLSSPTKSPLPIEITSTTTLEDIIAATIQPETTISDVTTQPEPTTSTITTADTTTSEDDDEALAAAILEEATALEPETETRLADSLFDLLGSPPPEQLLTNNSAVLELQSLLKRELKQQTIPETLMNLLHKPKTSVFTREQQLQRQFTKLEVSNPTQVSQLSSFFKYQSAVIETERYQSLHQNATKPHLRVSINDHFDEQLHKAIDRVELSVMNLQQSVTDQTSTYTTTKMSSTRPYNVRTRPQLSRRSIQLMEEWYHCNIDHPYPDSTIIQSFAQQGNIREEQVKKWFANKRSRTHNTHSRTAITSRKMSSRYNRNSHYQPY, encoded by the exons ATGGCTGATTTCCTTGACTTCCTGTTGTCTTCACCTACCAAGTCACCACTACCCATAGAGATCACATCTACTACTACACTAGAGGACATCATTGCTGCTACTATCCAACCAGAGACCACCATCTCAGATGTCACTACTCAACCAGAACCAACTACTTCTACCATTACTACTGCTGATACTACCACCAGTGAAGATGATGATGAGGCTCTAGCTGCTGCTATCCTTGAGGAAGCAACAGCTCTAGAGCCTGAGACAGAAACTCGCCTTGCTGACTCACTCTTTGATCTTCTTGGATCACCACCACCAGAGCAACTACTCACCAACAACTCAGCAGTCCTAGAACTTCAGTCACTACTCAAAAGAGAACTCAAACAGCAAACCATACCAGAGACTCTGATGAACCTACTACACAAACCCAAGACCAGTGTATTCACCAGAGAGCAACAACTTCAACGTCAGTTTACCAAACTCGAAGTCAGCAACCCAACTCAGGTGTCTCAGCTCTCCAGCTTCTTCAAGTACCAGTCTGCTGTCATCGAGACAGAGCGTTACCAGTCACTTCACCAGAATGCTACCAAACCACATCTACGAGTATCCATCAACGACCACTTTGATGAGCAACTACACAAGGCTATAGATAGGGTTGAG cTCAGTGTTATGAACCTCCAGCAATCAGTCACTGACCAGACCAGTACCTACACTACTACCAAGATGTCATCTACCAGACCATACAACGTCCGCACTCGTCCACAACTCTCACGTAGATCCATACAGCTGATGGAAGAATGGTACCACTGCAACATAGACCACCCATACCCAGACTCAACCATCATCCAATCCTTTGCACAACAGGGTAACATCAGAGAAGAACAGGTCAAGAAGTGGTTTGCCAACAAACGTAGCCGTACTCACAACACTCACTCCCGTACAGCCATTACCTCTCGTAAGATGTCATCTCGCTACAACAGGAACTCTCACTACCAACCTTACTGA